TCCGAACCGCTCGATCGAATAAAGTATTGTCGAGGCCGTGCAGGTCCAGCAATATTCCGTTGCGGTACGTGAGCCTTTGATGGATAACAATTGCTCATCTTCAAACTCCCGAAGTGAAATGACCGTCAGATTCGGAAGTCCGCTGTTCTTCAGATACTCATAACAGTTGTCGTCGAACGCGAAAACGAATAAATGATAAGACCGGCAGACGCTACTCAACGATGCGTGGAGCGCCAGCCCACGTGACAGATAGGCGGTATTGAATAAGGTGCAGAAGTTCCAATGAGCCGACATCGCTTTGCAAATTAACGCTTTCGTTCAAAGAAGAAGGACTTCCACTCCACTTCCGCGCCATCCTCCTGGATACGCAGGGATGAAAAGGGCGACACTGAATCGCTCCGCAATTGATAATCCGATTTGAACGCATTTTTAAGATCAGTCTCCCGGAAAAGCCATGCGGGATAACTGGCCGGATAAACTGTTTCCGGCACATACTGAACGGTCAGACGCGTCGGCCGACCTCGTATACAGGCTGTCCGGTCGATCAGGATGAAACGAAAACGGTAGACTTGTGCTTCCCGGATGAATTCCCAGGGGTCTGGCAGATAGGACAGAACGCTTCCGAGCAATAATACGCGGTTAACCTCCCCTCCCGGAATCTCCGAAAGGGAATGTGTGAACGACAACTCACCCGGAGGCGTAATGGACTTACCGCGCTCCACAAAATGCGGTTGTTCCACCACGACCCAGCGGAGTTCTTTTACGCCGTTCAGCAAAGGCCGATATTGATAGTATAAGCTGCCCAGTGAACCACCAAAATCAATCAGCTCGATAGTCCCTCCGGATTCAGCAACCATCGCCTGCAAAGCAGCCAGCACCGCCGGATCAAAGGCACGCTCAGGAAATGTGACTGCATCCCGTTCAAAAGCTGCCCTACCTTCCTGCACTGCACGAGTGGCTGCGGTGACCCGCTCCAGGATCATGGCGTTCTCGTAGCCTTGTGAATCAGCTTCGGCACTGGCCCATGAAGGATAGTCGCCCCTCCATTCGGATTTGGGCCAAAGACCTTGCTTCCACCGCCGGTGGCGATACCAGCGCATGACGAATGCCGGCAAGAGGTCTCGGATCCTGGAGCGTAACATGCTTAGATCATTCGTCGAAGTCTGCGAACAACACGTTTCCAAAAGGGATCCGGCTGATTTAACGCCCGGAAATAATCCTGCAGCCGTTCTACTACGAACGGGTCTTCCACAGATTCCTTCCGTTCAACCGCTATGGCAGACTCAGCCAGTGGCACCTGCCAGCGATCAGATCGACCACTGTGAGTACCGGAACCATCGATACCGAGGTTCTGCACCAGCGATCGGCCAGGGTAAAGCGACAACTTTCCCAAGAGAAAAGCTGAAGCATACCACCGGATCGCCCAGGAATCGTTCTTCCCATTTACCTGATCGGTCAGCATTTCCGTGTAGGGATAGGAACCATCAAAGTCGAAAGCGGCAGATAGCTGGCGTGACTGTAGTTCGGACAACAAGGCATTTCCATCCGAACGAAACAGATCCCAGCCTCTTTTCCAGGTAGCCCAGCCCCAACAATCGGCGCCGCGGAGAAAAAACGTCTCCGGTAAAGTCGCCTTGATCGGATAGATGTAACCGCTGATACTGATTACACGATGATCATCCGCATATACGTCCAGTGCCCTGTTCATGAATTGCAAAAAAAATGGAGAGCACTCCAGGTCGTCCTCCAGGACAATCACCCGTCCAAATCGGGCCACGGCATCACTTACCCCTTCCATCACCGATCCTGCCAAGCCCATGTTTCGCTCGGATTCGTGAATTTCCACCGACTTGCACCACGCACG
This genomic stretch from Bacteroidota bacterium harbors:
- a CDS encoding glycosyltransferase, which translates into the protein MSDLAPILIFCFDRPDHLRRVLESITRNPESASSHLILRMDGAPAGASPDRLARMDSVRQLLRERAWCKSVEIHESERNMGLAGSVMEGVSDAVARFGRVIVLEDDLECSPFFLQFMNRALDVYADDHRVISISGYIYPIKATLPETFFLRGADCWGWATWKRGWDLFRSDGNALLSELQSRQLSAAFDFDGSYPYTEMLTDQVNGKNDSWAIRWYASAFLLGKLSLYPGRSLVQNLGIDGSGTHSGRSDRWQVPLAESAIAVERKESVEDPFVVERLQDYFRALNQPDPFWKRVVRRLRRMI
- a CDS encoding methyltransferase, TIGR04325 family; this translates as MLRSRIRDLLPAFVMRWYRHRRWKQGLWPKSEWRGDYPSWASAEADSQGYENAMILERVTAATRAVQEGRAAFERDAVTFPERAFDPAVLAALQAMVAESGGTIELIDFGGSLGSLYYQYRPLLNGVKELRWVVVEQPHFVERGKSITPPGELSFTHSLSEIPGGEVNRVLLLGSVLSYLPDPWEFIREAQVYRFRFILIDRTACIRGRPTRLTVQYVPETVYPASYPAWLFRETDLKNAFKSDYQLRSDSVSPFSSLRIQEDGAEVEWKSFFFERKR